The following are encoded together in the Phragmitibacter flavus genome:
- the vccD gene encoding Verru_Chthon cassette protein D codes for MKTNSTLPNSASSRRQCGFTLLELLVVIVIISLLFAMSTSTIGRSLEAQKLSASGARLINELAYAAQLAVKENRPVGMRFVQRADELDAGSILTQGWQWLAPDRTTGEWKPLGEVNWLDASVMMIENNAFSTLVNLPPLAMDVDDDEDNTSPLFAFTPQGSTTLIRGAGASIWSLTLALVEDVDKAPNSLPANHRTLVINPYTGSAVMY; via the coding sequence TTGAAAACTAACTCTACATTGCCAAACTCCGCTTCATCCAGGCGGCAATGCGGCTTCACCCTGCTTGAGCTGCTGGTGGTCATCGTGATCATTTCGCTGCTTTTTGCCATGTCGACCTCGACCATTGGTCGTTCGCTGGAAGCGCAAAAATTGTCGGCGTCCGGTGCCCGGTTGATCAACGAACTGGCTTATGCCGCGCAGTTGGCCGTCAAGGAGAACCGGCCGGTGGGAATGAGGTTTGTGCAACGCGCCGACGAACTTGACGCGGGATCAATTCTTACGCAGGGCTGGCAGTGGCTGGCCCCGGACCGAACGACGGGAGAATGGAAACCCTTGGGCGAAGTCAACTGGCTGGACGCTTCGGTGATGATGATCGAAAACAACGCCTTTTCGACGCTCGTGAATCTGCCACCGTTGGCCATGGATGTTGATGATGACGAGGACAACACTTCACCATTGTTTGCCTTCACCCCACAGGGCAGCACCACCTTGATTCGAGGTGCGGGGGCTTCAATCTGGTCGCTGACGCTGGCCTTGGTGGAGGATGTGGACAAGGCACCGAATAGCTTGCCAGCCAACCACCGGACGCTCGTGATTAATCCCTACACCGGCTCGGCGGTGATGTATTAG
- the vccC gene encoding Verru_Chthon cassette protein C has product MKSRKSIAAFTLVELLVSMAVASLLLISLARILADTQVAWTDTKERTDSFREARAAFDAIAARLSQATLNSYWGYKFDDDGNPEHYERQSELHFVSGPVTTLLNESVLAAGHALFFQAPVGESIDTGRTTPAALSPVELSGTMNGWGWYACFDSDLPRRPGFLAAPAVPERKRFRLMEFRQPTEKLSLYRMVTPGNADATPIPWIEDQASQMGLYDWFRAALAEDSQPLAENILALVIQPLWPAAKGTTDKDTDVAPNYIYDSRRHQWPDTSELAARSRHQIPPMIRLTLVALDERDWDAMEATQVAAQAMELQAFMNTGLFVDAELYEDDIRELEQELAGRKLGYRIFTTAVQLPAAKLMTSIEN; this is encoded by the coding sequence ATGAAGAGCCGTAAAAGCATCGCAGCGTTTACGTTGGTCGAGCTGCTGGTCTCGATGGCGGTGGCCTCACTGTTGCTGATTTCGCTGGCTCGCATTCTTGCCGATACGCAGGTGGCGTGGACCGACACCAAGGAGCGCACGGATTCCTTTCGCGAAGCCCGGGCCGCCTTCGATGCCATAGCCGCCCGATTGTCACAAGCGACGTTGAACTCCTACTGGGGCTACAAGTTCGATGATGATGGCAACCCGGAACATTACGAAAGGCAGTCGGAGCTTCATTTTGTCTCCGGTCCGGTAACCACTCTTTTGAATGAAAGCGTGCTTGCGGCTGGGCATGCGTTGTTTTTCCAGGCACCGGTTGGGGAAAGCATCGATACTGGCAGGACGACTCCGGCGGCTTTATCGCCAGTGGAGCTTTCGGGCACAATGAATGGTTGGGGCTGGTATGCTTGCTTTGACAGCGATCTGCCGCGTCGTCCGGGATTTCTAGCCGCTCCGGCGGTCCCTGAGCGCAAACGGTTTCGGTTGATGGAATTTCGCCAGCCCACCGAAAAGTTGTCACTTTATCGAATGGTGACACCCGGTAATGCCGACGCAACGCCGATCCCGTGGATCGAAGACCAGGCTTCGCAAATGGGTTTGTATGACTGGTTTCGCGCCGCGCTGGCAGAAGACTCACAACCATTGGCCGAGAACATCCTGGCGCTGGTCATTCAACCATTGTGGCCGGCCGCCAAGGGAACCACTGACAAGGATACCGATGTCGCTCCGAACTACATCTACGATTCGCGACGCCACCAGTGGCCCGACACATCGGAACTGGCCGCCCGTTCACGCCACCAGATACCTCCCATGATTCGGCTCACGCTGGTTGCCTTGGACGAGCGTGATTGGGATGCCATGGAGGCGACGCAGGTTGCGGCGCAAGCGATGGAATTGCAGGCTTTCATGAATACCGGTTTGTTTGTCGATGCGGAGCTCTACGAAGATGACATCCGCGAACTGGAGCAGGAACTGGCCGGACGGAAGCTCGGCTACCGGATTTTCACCACCGCCGTGCAGCTTCCTGCGGCCAAACTCATGACGTCCATTGAAAACTAA
- the vccB gene encoding Verru_Chthon cassette protein B, producing the protein MKPASLNPTKIKTKTRKSQGFTLAETALSVGLASSVVAALVGLIPVSLNTLREAGARTAEARIAQFVAADYRMRDWQEVLNQRQSSESEDFFFDGQGMRLENDAADRIFTARVAVADAEPLPGAENWGSNPKLKALQILVTDRMNAEQAFATPELCRSTQVLLAQTDKLPSTSPTP; encoded by the coding sequence GTGAAACCAGCATCCCTAAATCCAACCAAAATCAAAACCAAAACCAGAAAATCTCAAGGATTCACCCTGGCCGAGACCGCGCTTTCTGTGGGCCTTGCCTCATCGGTGGTCGCTGCTCTGGTGGGACTCATCCCGGTATCCCTCAACACCCTTCGGGAAGCTGGCGCACGCACGGCGGAAGCACGGATCGCACAGTTCGTTGCCGCAGACTACCGCATGCGCGATTGGCAGGAGGTGTTGAATCAGCGGCAGTCCAGTGAGAGCGAAGATTTTTTCTTCGATGGACAGGGGATGCGCCTGGAGAATGATGCGGCTGATCGAATCTTCACCGCGCGCGTCGCCGTTGCAGATGCAGAACCCCTGCCCGGGGCAGAAAATTGGGGTTCCAATCCTAAACTGAAGGCGTTGCAGATTTTGGTCACCGATCGAATGAACGCGGAGCAGGCCTTTGCGACTCCCGAGCTGTGCCGGAGCACGCAAGTGTTGCTCGCCCAAACAGACAAGCTGCCCTCAACCAGTCCTACACCATGA
- a CDS encoding response regulator encodes MSETIKLLIVDDHPVFRRGLREIIEENESLEIVGEASNGAEGLELAAKLQPDIVVVDVDMPELNGLDMARQLRKILSTSQVVFLTMYKDEDVFNAAIDLGVRGYVLKENAGEDIIEALLIVAEGETFFSSTMGAIGQRREDRVQALLLSKPNLDQLTPSEKRILKLIADDHTSKEIAYLLKISAKTVENHRLNICNKLHIHGSHGLLKFAFDHKSCL; translated from the coding sequence ATGAGCGAAACCATAAAACTTCTCATCGTTGACGATCACCCGGTATTTCGCCGGGGTCTGCGTGAGATCATCGAAGAAAACGAAAGTCTGGAGATTGTTGGAGAAGCGTCCAATGGTGCCGAGGGTTTGGAACTGGCAGCCAAACTACAACCTGACATTGTCGTGGTCGATGTCGACATGCCCGAATTAAACGGATTGGACATGGCGCGACAGTTGAGAAAGATATTGAGCACTTCTCAAGTGGTGTTTCTCACCATGTATAAGGATGAAGACGTCTTCAACGCGGCGATCGACCTTGGTGTGAGAGGTTATGTGCTCAAGGAAAATGCCGGTGAGGACATCATCGAAGCGTTGCTGATTGTCGCAGAGGGCGAGACGTTTTTTAGTTCGACCATGGGTGCCATTGGACAGCGCCGGGAGGATCGCGTTCAGGCCTTGCTGCTGAGCAAGCCAAACCTGGATCAGTTGACTCCATCAGAGAAACGCATCTTAAAGTTGATCGCCGACGATCACACCAGCAAGGAGATCGCCTATCTCCTAAAAATCAGCGCGAAGACGGTGGAGAATCACCGGCTTAACATCTGCAACAAGCTCCACATTCACGGGTCCCACGGCTTGCTCAAGTTCGCGTTTGATCACAAGTCCTGCCTGTGA
- a CDS encoding sensor histidine kinase — protein MTLHVAVAAGEPDEPATRESPLTSLTEAQKLPRMAFNVSRPLLLTGIVTLADAERNLLVIQDAASAIAIRPDPPQMPVRTGQRVELRAADSAPYLPYCPTYPFSPSGSDLLTSFELSKETGNYKLNRMRGWLVPPRTGFYTFWIASDDSSSLWLSPGLDPSQAKRIAHIETGSWTTARQWDRYANQRSERVQLQAGKAYYIEALQEQQTGENHLAVAWSGPDMPQAVISGQYLAPWRESDESADGDRAIEIGKGIMREYWLDYTAGNLAPVLSGVTNEGGLTVRGLQIKVLDDHVWPEPHPIQIGQSIAASNIYRWVEGEGAVTFLSTDGVSANLELTEGSNRLLLRVARWRGNLPQRHTNLRARFRGVCEGGHDFGGPLIASIVWAATEEDVSFFEQAGSQPLSPPTYPSDTAEGSFPGHYFTRGVVTFNDRVRDKDILYVQDKLAGISISQDHRQLGSSLRVGQLVEIGGPLLPGKHAPALQAWTVNVMGWQNMPLPAIPSSQPVGEGVREGQWTEMDGVVRSVTANGTMSLMGKNGPFQLWLSGVDPSKLDRYVNSRLRARGVVSLETFQAPALLVPGPTFIEIAQPAPEVSTEPTPISQLTNVESQNEWSHMEKAVGTVTFCGEHHFFIQDATGGIRVHPLDGSLPKPGDKVQVIGFPGRADAIAQLTEVTWKSVEHAPAIEAATLDPSEVDASHANLLVKVEGRLVAQKTHGSGLIFELQSGRTVFEAALTADAKEVPAFEEGSMLSVTGISVFHSSSQRANLLLRSPADVVLIKGPPWWNLKRSATLIGLLLTVLAATMIRVQFLNRRFAHQKAARLAFARSMLENQENERRRIAASLHDSLGQDLLVIRNQTHRALQSALDHPVLRQRLEDISSTTLQAINEVREIAHNLRPYQLDRLGLTQAIRAIVRKVSETSPIDLASHVDEIDHLFDKESEIHIYRIVQEGINNIMKHSAATEAAVVVRHHPSRVSISIRDNGKGIDQDARSIRDGGLGLSGIEERAKIMNGSITIDSAPGQGVSLQIELPILTLAE, from the coding sequence TTGACGCTCCACGTCGCTGTGGCGGCGGGCGAGCCGGATGAACCGGCGACCCGAGAGAGTCCGCTGACCAGTTTGACGGAGGCGCAGAAATTACCCCGGATGGCCTTCAATGTAAGTCGACCGCTGTTACTTACAGGCATCGTCACCCTCGCTGATGCGGAGCGCAACTTGCTGGTGATTCAAGACGCCGCCAGCGCCATCGCGATTCGCCCCGACCCGCCGCAAATGCCCGTGCGAACAGGTCAGCGTGTCGAACTCCGGGCCGCCGACTCCGCGCCCTATCTCCCCTACTGTCCGACTTATCCGTTCAGCCCTTCAGGCAGCGACTTGCTGACATCATTTGAGCTTTCAAAGGAAACAGGAAACTACAAGCTTAATCGCATGCGCGGCTGGCTGGTGCCGCCCAGAACGGGCTTCTACACTTTTTGGATCGCCAGTGATGACTCGTCCTCCTTGTGGCTGAGCCCCGGTTTGGATCCCAGCCAGGCCAAGCGCATTGCCCACATCGAAACGGGATCATGGACGACCGCCCGACAATGGGACCGGTATGCAAACCAGCGCTCTGAACGTGTGCAATTGCAGGCGGGGAAGGCTTATTACATTGAAGCATTGCAGGAACAGCAAACGGGGGAGAATCACCTTGCCGTCGCCTGGTCGGGGCCTGACATGCCGCAGGCAGTCATCAGTGGGCAATATCTCGCGCCATGGAGGGAATCTGACGAGTCAGCGGATGGTGATCGAGCGATTGAAATCGGCAAGGGCATTATGAGGGAATACTGGCTGGACTACACTGCAGGCAATCTCGCCCCCGTTCTCTCAGGGGTGACCAACGAAGGCGGCTTGACGGTGCGAGGCCTGCAAATCAAGGTGCTTGATGACCATGTCTGGCCGGAACCGCATCCCATTCAGATCGGCCAATCGATTGCTGCCAGCAATATTTACCGATGGGTGGAAGGTGAAGGCGCTGTCACCTTCCTTTCCACCGACGGCGTTTCCGCCAACCTGGAACTTACTGAAGGCTCCAACCGGCTTCTGCTACGGGTTGCCCGTTGGCGGGGCAATCTTCCGCAAAGGCACACGAACCTTAGGGCGCGATTCCGGGGAGTGTGCGAGGGAGGCCACGACTTCGGCGGCCCGCTGATTGCGAGCATCGTCTGGGCCGCGACCGAGGAAGACGTGTCCTTTTTTGAACAAGCCGGTTCCCAGCCTCTTTCACCACCTACCTATCCATCAGACACTGCGGAAGGATCGTTCCCGGGACATTACTTCACTCGCGGGGTCGTGACTTTCAATGACCGCGTGCGCGACAAAGACATTCTGTATGTTCAGGACAAACTGGCTGGAATCTCTATCTCTCAAGACCATCGCCAACTGGGCTCCAGCCTGCGGGTTGGGCAGCTGGTGGAAATCGGGGGGCCACTGTTGCCTGGAAAACATGCACCAGCGCTTCAAGCATGGACGGTCAACGTGATGGGCTGGCAAAACATGCCTCTTCCAGCCATTCCTTCATCTCAGCCGGTGGGCGAGGGCGTGCGTGAAGGTCAATGGACGGAAATGGATGGAGTGGTGCGATCAGTGACGGCCAATGGAACCATGAGTCTCATGGGAAAAAACGGCCCTTTCCAGCTCTGGTTAAGCGGGGTCGATCCCTCCAAACTTGACCGCTATGTGAACTCGCGGCTTCGTGCACGCGGCGTGGTGTCATTGGAAACATTTCAAGCGCCGGCCTTGCTGGTGCCTGGACCGACCTTCATTGAGATTGCCCAACCCGCACCTGAAGTCTCCACCGAGCCTACGCCGATCTCCCAACTGACCAATGTTGAGTCCCAAAATGAATGGAGCCACATGGAGAAGGCAGTGGGCACCGTGACCTTTTGCGGCGAGCATCACTTTTTCATTCAAGACGCGACCGGCGGCATCCGGGTTCATCCCCTCGATGGCTCCCTTCCCAAACCTGGCGACAAGGTGCAGGTGATCGGCTTTCCAGGTCGGGCCGATGCCATCGCGCAGTTGACTGAAGTGACATGGAAGAGCGTCGAGCATGCACCAGCCATTGAAGCGGCAACCCTCGACCCATCGGAAGTGGACGCAAGTCACGCCAACTTGTTGGTCAAGGTGGAAGGCCGATTGGTTGCTCAAAAAACTCATGGAAGTGGACTCATATTTGAATTGCAATCAGGACGAACCGTTTTCGAAGCGGCGCTCACTGCTGATGCAAAAGAAGTGCCCGCTTTCGAGGAGGGGAGCATGCTCAGTGTCACTGGGATTTCCGTATTTCATTCATCATCCCAGCGGGCCAACCTTTTGTTGCGCTCACCAGCGGACGTCGTCCTAATCAAAGGTCCTCCTTGGTGGAATTTGAAACGCTCCGCCACCTTGATCGGGTTGTTGTTGACCGTGCTGGCGGCCACCATGATTCGGGTCCAGTTTCTCAATCGCCGGTTCGCCCATCAAAAAGCCGCACGGCTCGCCTTCGCACGCAGCATGCTGGAAAACCAGGAGAATGAGCGCCGCCGCATCGCCGCCAGTCTTCATGACAGTCTCGGCCAGGATCTGCTGGTGATCCGCAATCAAACTCACCGCGCCCTTCAATCCGCTCTGGATCATCCGGTGTTGCGACAGCGGTTGGAGGATATCTCAAGCACTACGTTGCAGGCCATCAACGAAGTTAGAGAAATTGCCCATAACCTGCGCCCCTATCAATTGGATCGACTCGGGCTTACCCAGGCGATCCGCGCCATTGTAAGAAAGGTGTCAGAAACCAGTCCGATCGATCTGGCCTCCCATGTCGACGAGATCGACCACCTCTTCGACAAAGAGTCCGAAATTCACATCTACCGGATCGTCCAGGAGGGAATCAACAACATCATGAAACACTCAGCCGCGACCGAGGCGGCCGTGGTGGTGAGACATCATCCCAGTCGCGTGTCCATTTCCATTCGCGACAATGGCAAAGGAATCGATCAGGATGCCCGATCCATCCGCGATGGCGGACTGGGATTAAGCGGAATCGAGGAAAGGGCAAAAATCATGAATGGCTCCATCACGATTGATTCCGCGCCCGGTCAGGGTGTAAGCTTGCAAATAGAACTTCCAATTCTCACCCTCGCGGAATGA
- a CDS encoding Gfo/Idh/MocA family protein, which translates to MKRIHRTTRRHFLKAGTAMLGFPTIVPSSVFGQNAPSNRITMGVVGWGMMGPGNTGAFLNQPDCQIVAACDVDKRHLQNAVDTINQRYRNTDCQAYEDYRELMARKDIDTVMLAVPDHWHALVTIEAAKNGKDIYGEKPLARTIGEQQAIVAAVKKHGRIFQTGSQQRSDNRFRIAAEIVANGLIGKIKEVHVGLPQGHVDFAGTGSKTQVTTPPPELNYEFWTGPSEKLDYIEGRVHKNWRWSYHYGAGQLVDWVGHHVDIAHWGMAADDSGPTEITPIAGEFPSPDAMWNTATKYRTECLYPNDIVMTIAGGFPDISMGTKWIGDEGWVWVDRGGFDASRSELRKPVKRREKDHEGKDIIVEGFEAPKLGDDLIKKRLYESPGHHRDFLDSVKSREAPVCPVETGHRSAVPGHLSLIALQLNRRIQWDPKQEQILNDPEASAKLGREYRAPWTLDA; encoded by the coding sequence ATGAAACGCATCCATCGCACCACACGTCGTCATTTCTTAAAAGCCGGGACCGCCATGCTCGGCTTTCCCACCATCGTTCCATCGAGCGTCTTTGGGCAAAACGCCCCCAGCAATCGCATCACCATGGGCGTCGTCGGCTGGGGCATGATGGGTCCGGGAAACACCGGGGCGTTCCTCAACCAGCCAGACTGCCAGATCGTGGCTGCGTGCGACGTCGACAAACGACATTTGCAAAACGCCGTGGACACCATCAACCAGCGGTATCGCAACACCGATTGCCAGGCTTACGAAGACTACCGTGAATTGATGGCCCGCAAAGACATCGACACCGTCATGCTCGCTGTGCCCGACCATTGGCATGCTTTGGTGACCATTGAAGCCGCAAAAAACGGCAAAGACATTTACGGAGAGAAGCCTCTTGCCCGCACCATTGGGGAACAACAGGCCATCGTTGCGGCGGTTAAAAAGCATGGTCGCATTTTTCAAACGGGTTCCCAGCAACGTTCCGACAACCGTTTCCGCATTGCTGCTGAAATTGTTGCCAATGGACTCATTGGAAAAATCAAAGAAGTGCACGTGGGCTTGCCGCAAGGTCACGTCGACTTTGCTGGAACCGGCAGCAAAACCCAGGTGACCACGCCTCCTCCGGAATTGAACTACGAGTTCTGGACCGGCCCTTCCGAAAAGCTCGATTACATTGAGGGCCGGGTGCATAAAAACTGGCGTTGGAGCTACCACTATGGAGCCGGACAGTTGGTCGACTGGGTGGGGCATCATGTCGACATCGCACATTGGGGCATGGCGGCTGATGACTCAGGTCCAACGGAGATCACCCCCATTGCTGGCGAATTTCCGTCCCCGGACGCGATGTGGAACACCGCTACCAAATACCGCACTGAATGCCTGTATCCGAACGATATCGTGATGACCATCGCCGGTGGATTTCCAGATATTTCGATGGGCACCAAATGGATTGGAGACGAGGGTTGGGTATGGGTGGATCGGGGTGGCTTTGATGCCTCCCGCAGCGAACTACGAAAGCCAGTAAAACGTCGCGAAAAAGACCATGAGGGCAAGGACATCATCGTCGAAGGATTCGAAGCGCCGAAACTTGGAGACGATCTTATTAAAAAACGTCTGTATGAAAGTCCCGGTCATCACCGCGACTTTCTTGACTCGGTCAAATCTCGTGAAGCTCCCGTTTGCCCAGTGGAAACGGGACACCGTTCTGCGGTTCCAGGTCATCTTTCGCTGATCGCCCTGCAACTCAATCGCCGCATTCAATGGGATCCCAAACAAGAGCAAATTTTGAACGATCCTGAAGCGAGCGCAAAGCTGGGTCGCGAATATCGTGCTCCGTGGACTCTTGATGCGTGA